AAAACAAATCGACTATATAAGTAATCTACCCTTTAATATGAGAATATATTTAAAGTTATATTTTAAAATCCATAATAGTTGGTTATATAATTATATTAGTACATAATGGTTAAAATGAAAAGGAGTAGGATAACTATGAAAATTATTGCAGTTAACGGAAGTCCACGAAAAAGATGGAATACAGCAACTTTGCTAAATAAAGCGCTTGAGGGAGCGGAGTCTCAAGGGGCAGAAACTGAAATTATAAATTTATATGATATAGAATACAAGGGATGCATAAGTTGCTTTGCATGTAAAAGAAAAGATGGAGTGCATGGCAAATGTGCGATGAATGATGATTTAACACCTATTCTTGAAAAGTTAGAAACAGCAGATGCTATTATTTTTGGGTCTCCAATTTACTATATGAATATTACATCATCAATGCTAGCTCTTTTAGAACGCTTTCTATTTTCTCATAGTATATATAGTACAGAAATACCAACGGTTTTTCCAAGAAAAGTCCAAGCAGGTTTTATTTATACCATGAATATAAACGAAAAACTAAGTAATGAGTCTGGAATTAAAGGAGTCTTAAAAACACACCAGAAGCATATTGAAAGAATGCTAGGAAGACAACTAGAACTTTTATATTGCTATGACACATATCAATTTACTGATTATGATAAGTATGAATCTTCTATTTTCTCAAAAGAAGCAAAGGAGAAGCAAAGAGATGAACAGTTCCCTATTGATTGTAAAGAATCATTTGAAATGGGAGTGAGGCTTGTAAAAAAAGCTTAAAGAAATAGAAGGTTTAAATGAAGGGAGAAAGTGGAGATGGAAGTTGTAAAAGGGAACTGTGATTACCTAAAGGATTGTGAAGAAGCTTTAGTAAATTCTGAATTAGGAAAAAGATATTTTTCAAAGCTAGGAAGTGCCAGAAAAGCATTGGAAGACGGCTTTAAAAAAGAAGAAATATATATTGCTATAGATAATGACAATAACTGTAGAGGATTCATTTGGTTTATTTTAAATGGCGTATTTCACTCATTTCCATACCTGCATATAATTGCAGTAAAAGAAGATAGTCGTAACCTAGGAATAGGAAAAATGTTACTACAATTCTTTGAAGATACTTGTTTTAAAGACTATTCAAAATTGTTCTTGGTAGTAGCAGATTTCAACCCAGATGCAAAAAGATTATACGAGAAAATTGGGTATATTGAAGTAGGGGCAATACCTAGTCTGTATAGGGATGGAATAACAGAGCATTTAATGATGAAAACTAGAAAAAGTGGCTCATAGAATGTAAATTTAAATAGCTATGGAGAGGCGGGATTTGTTTTGGAAATTGAAATGACTATTGATAAAATAAAGAATGCTCTAAAGAAAGTGAGAGGTATTGAGTGTGTTGTCCTTGGAGGTTCAAGAGCAAAGGGGAGTTTTTCAGAAAAATCAGATATAGATATTGGAATATATTATTCTGACCGTTCAAAATTAGATTTAGAAAGCATGAGTAGAATAGCTACTGAATTAGATGATACGCATCGTTCAAACCTTATAACAAAAATAGGGGAATGGGGACCATGGATAAATGGTGGAGGCTGGCTAAATATTGATGGAATTACAGTAGACTTTTTATTAAGAGATTTAAATAAGGTAGGTTCTGTTATAGATGAATGTTTAAATGGTAAGATTACAATTGATTATCAAGCAGGACACCCGCATGGATTTGTGAATTCTATTTATGTAGCAGAAATATTTTACTGTAAAATACTTTTGGATGAAAATAATAATATAGCTAAACTAAAAGATAAAATTACTCCATATCCTCATGCTATAAAAAGAGGAATAGTAGAAAAGTTTTTATGGGAAGCAGGTTTTTCATGCTCAATAGCTAGTAAAAGCGTAGCAAAAAAAGATATCGTATATGCTTATGGATGCTTTTATCGTGCAGTTTCATGCCTTACTCAAGTTGTATATGCACTAAATGAAACATACATCATGAATGAAAAAGGTGCATTAACCAATGCATGTGCTTTTAAAATTACACCACGAAATTTTGAGGGCAGAATTGAAAAGTTATTTTGCTCATTAACAGCTGAACCAGAAGATATAGAAAACCTGATAGAGCAATTATCAGGAATTATAAAAGAAGTGGAAGAACTATGTAAAAAATATATATAAGATTCTTTCATATATAAAAAAGGATAGGTTTTCCTATCCTTTTTAACTATGAGAAAAATTCTAAAATAGAACTATATTATAGTGAAAATGTTTCTGGTTCGCCTTTAAATGAGTAAATAGTAGCAGTTCCTTTAGTGAAGTATAAAACTGCAAAAATACCATCATCAATACTGTACATATTTTTTAAAGATGGAATAGTTTCTAGAGCTAGTTCTTTAACTTCACGTCTATCATCATGCTTAACTTCTCCAGCTAAACGAATCCATTGACCCTTATTCATTCCTGATATTTCAACTTTAGGATTTTCTAACATTTGATTAAAACATTTTTTTGTATTGTTTGTAACAATGTATAACTTTCCTTCATTTTCAAATACAGCACCAAAAGGTCTAACTCTTGGTTGATCCCCTTCAGTTGTGGCGATATAAAAAGTACCACATTCCTTTAAAAATTCTAATGCTTTTTCCATATTATTGCTCCCCCTATTTATATGTGTTAAAATTAGTTATGCAATAATAATAACATGTACAACTGAAATAACAAGTACGATTTTTATATAATGTTAGTATCTAAAAGATACTAAGGAGGAAGATGAAATGGAAAACTCAAAATGTCTTTTTGGAAAGTGTCCATATACTACAGCACAGAAAGTATTTTCAGGGAAATGGTCGATTCTTATTATGTATCACTTAAGTGATGGAGCTGTTCGTTATGGAGAATTACAAAGAAGAATTGGAGATATCACACAAGCTACATTAACAAAGCAATTGAGAATGCTTGAAGACTTTGGATTAGTTAGCAGATATATTTATTCAGAAATACCACCGAAGGTAGAATATTCACTTACGGATTTAGGGCATGAATTTAAGCCTGTATTAGAGCAGTTTAAAATTTGGGGAGATAAATATATTAAATCTCTTGAAAATAAAAAATCTAATTAAGGAGAATTATTATGGCAAATATTTTTTTAAGATTTCCAGAAGGTAAGAAAAAGGCACTTACGTTAAGTTATGATGATGGTGTCGAACAAGATATAAAGCTTGTGGAGATTATGAATAAGTATGGATTAAAAGGAACCTTTAACTTAAATAGTGGACTATATGCTGAAGAAGGAACGGTTTATCCAGAAGGACAAGTTCATCGTAGAATGACAGAAAAACAGATTAAGGAAACTTTTATGAATTCAGGTCATGAAATTGCAGTACATTCCTTAACACATCCATTTCTAGAACAGTTACCTGCTCATATGGCTGTAAATGAAATAATAAAAGATAGGGAGAATCTAGAAAAGCAATTTGGTACAATTGTGCGTGGAATGGCATATCCATATGGTACTTTTAGTGATGATGTAGTAGAGGCACTTAGATTATGTGGTATAGCGTATGCAAGAACTGTAATTCCTTCAAAAGATTTTAAAATTCCAAAAGATTGGCTTAGGTTATCTGCAACTTGTCATCATACAGCACCAGATTTTGAAAAGCTTACAAAGAAGTTTATTGAGGATAAAGTAACTCAAGGACCATATTTATTTTATTTATGGGGTCATAGTTATGAATTTGAAGCTAATAATAATTGGGGCTTAATCGAAGATTTTGCTAAATATGTTGGAAATAGAAATGATATTTGGTATGCAACTAATATAGAGATTTATGACTATATTGATGCTTATAACAGATTACAATTTAGCGTTGATGGTAAAAGAGTAAAAAATCCATCAAGTATAACAGTTTGGTTTGAACACTCAGAGAAAATTATTAAAATAGAAGCAGGCGCAACTATAGAGATTTAAGGATAAATTTCTACTTCCTTTGGGATAATAAGATAAGCAATAATCATATAAAATAATAAAGGAAGTGGGCTAATGAAAATAGAAGGTTACTTTGAAAGTATAAAAAATGCAAATGAGGCAGTTGAAAAGCTTAGAAACGCAGGATTTAAAGGTGCATTCGTAGATATAAATGAACATAGGAATGATGCATATTCCCAAAGTGGTCTTGTGGGTTCAGATGTGATACCAAGTTTATCGCAGGCTGTTTCTGGTGGAATAGGTAATAGAGAAGAGGGAGCTAATTCTCCACTTGCAGCAGCAAGTCCAATGGCAAGTGGAATGGGTGGTTTTGATGAAATAGCTAGTATAAATTGCAAGGTAGTGGCTGAAGTGAGTGATAGAAATATAGAAGATGCTAAGAAAATAATTACTAGTATGGAGGGAACTACAGATGATCCCAATACTAAGATACCTAAAGGACTTGATAATATAAACGAGGATGAATTAATATATAGAAATTTAAAGGAATAGAAAAGAAGATGCAGTGAAAATGCATCTTCTTTTTTATATAAATAGCTTGGTTCAGGAGTATTTTAAAATAATGGTATTTGGTATATAATTGAAATAATAATGGCATGAAAGGAATTAATCAATGAGAAAATATTTTTTAGATAATATTAGATGGATGTGTATTTTACTGCTCATACCTTTCCATACTTGTATGATTTATAATAACTTTGGAGAGAACTTCTATGTGAAAAGTGATGGAGTGCCTTTACTTACTGGATTTATACAAATAACATATCCATGGTTTATGCCTATATTATTCGTTATTGCAGGAATGAGTTCTTGTTATGCACTTACCAAAAGATCTCCTAAAGAATACATTAATGAAAGAAAATCAAAATTATTGATCCCATTAATATCTGGTATTTTATTATTAGTTCCAATACAAACTTTTTATGCCGAAAAATTTCATAACGGATATAGTGGGGGATATTTTCATCAATATATATTGTTTTTTACAAAAATAAATGATTTAACAGGATATACTGGAGGATTAACACCAGCACATTTGTGGTTTATTTTGTATTTGTATGTTATTTCTTTAATATCGCTACCAATTATAATAAGATATCGAAAAAGTAATAGAAAGATGCCTATAGACAAGCTTTCTTTACTAAAGATACTTCCTATGTTTTTGATTTTTCTAATTATGAAATTGATTTTAGATATAAGTGGAAAGAGCTTAGGTGAATATTTTGCGTTATTTATGCTTGGCTATTTAGTACTATCTGAAGATAGAGTTCAAGAGAAACTTGAAAAAAATAGATGGATGTTATTTATAGCGTTAATATTCTTAACAGTTTTGAATTTGGTATTTCAAAATGTATTAAAATGTTCCTATGGAACTATATATGATATTTTTGAAGGATTTCTAACTTGGATTGGCATTCTAGCGATTCTTGGTATGGGAAAACATTATTTAAACTTTACAAATGGAATTACCAAATATTTCACTAAGGCATCATTCCCATTTTATGTTTTCCATCAATCTTTTGTAGTATTAGTGGGGTATTATGCATTAAAAAACATATCCTCAATTAGTATACAAGTGGTTGTTATAATAGTAGCTAGTTTTCTACTAACAATACTAGCTTATGAAATTTTAAAAAGAATATCTATTACGCGATTTTTGTTTGGAATAAATAAATAAGTTACTTTTTCTATAAATTTCATAACATTATAATTCCTATTTTGAAGAAAATAATAATATAAACTTACTATGCTAGGAGGAAAAAATGTTATGGGAGAAAAAAAGGATGCATCGGTCTCAAGTCAACAGCAAAAAGAAAAGAAAGCTAATAATAAAGGTACTAAACATAGCAAGAAAACACATAAAAAAGATTAGCTTTATAAGTAAGATAATATTTAAGTTAGTAAAGAGAAGGGATTAGTTAATTTTATTACCTTCTCTTTTTATTTACATAAAGAATATATATAAAAAACTTAAAGTGTGGTAAAATATTCAATAATATAATCTTATATAGAGGTGAGTTTATGGTTAAACATATAGTAATGTGGAAATTGAAAGATATTGCAGAAGGAAATAGTAAAGAAGAGAATGCTAAAAAAATAAAAGAAGGATTAGAAAGCTTAAAAAATAAAATAGATACAATAAAAGCTATAGAAGTAGGCATAAACATAAATGAAACTGCACAAGCTTTTGATATAGTGCTTTATTCAGAATTCGATACAGTAGAAGGACTAGATATATATCAAAATCATCCTGAACACTTAAAAGTTGCTGGATTTGTAAGAAGCGTTGTAAGTGAAAGAGTTGTGGCAGATTACGAAGTATAATAAACATATTACAATTTTGGATGAAAGCACTGGCGTTTAATATATAACGAAGAGTGCTTTTTTTACTCTTTAGGAATTTATAATAATTATTAACCTAGCCAGAAAGAAGGGAAAAATATGAGTTGGGTAAATGATATCGAAAGATATAATCCTTATAATGAACAAGAAAAAAAAGACAAGGAAATGATGCTCTATTATATAAATGCATTTGAAAATGTCTTAACAAGAGAGAATGAAATTGCCCATATGACAAGTTCAGCATTTGTATTAAATAAGGAAAGAGATAAAGTTCTTATGATTTATCATAATATATATGATTCTTGGGGATGGACAGGAGGACATTCAGATGGAGAAAAGGATCTATTAGCAGTAGCTATAAGAGAAGCAAGAGAGGAAACCGGAATAAAGATAGCAAGCCCTATAACTACTGAAATATTTTCGTTAGATGTATTACCTGTAGCAGGTCATGTGAAAAATGGAAATTATGTGTCTGCCCATCTGCATTTATCAGTAACCTATTTACTTGAAGCAGATGAAGAAGAGGAACTGATAATTAAGGAAGATGAAAATAGTGGAGTTAAGTGGATTCCAATTGATGAGGTAGTTGATGCTAGTAATGAACCACATATGAAAAAAGTATATTCAAAAATAATTTCAAAGATTAAGTTACTTTAAAAAGTGGGGGATGGGTGTTTTGCTAAATCACGTAGGTACCAAGGTAATAGAAACTGAAAGGCTGAGACTGAGGCCCTTTAAGGTATGGGATGCTGAGGACATGTATAATAACTGGGCGTCTGATGAGGAGGTAACTAAATATTTAACTTGGCCAACTCATAAAACTATAGAAACTACAAAAAGAACTATTGAGAGTTGGGTAAATGATTATACTAATAATCAGAATTATAACTGGGCGATAGAATTAAAAGAAACTTGTAGGGTAATAGGTTCTATGAGCCTTATGAACATAGATAACCGAAATGAAAATTGTGAGATTGGTTATTGTATAAGCAGAAGACTATGGGGACAGGGAATAACAACAGAAGCCTTTAAGGAAGTAATTAAATTTGCATTTAATGAAGTAGGTTTTGAAAGAATAACAGGAAGACATGCTATAGAAAACATAGCCTCAGGGAAGGTTATGGAGAAATGCAGTTTGCAATTTGAAGGTGTTTTAAGAAAGATAAATAAAAATAATAAAGGGATATTGGTAGATTGCAAATACTACTCTATATTAAAAGCAGATTTCTAATATTCATTTTTATAAGGAAGGTAAAATATGAAGATTTATATAAGTGTAGATATCGAGGGTATAACAGGTGTTACTAGCTGGAGTGAAACAGAAAAAAATCATAGTGATTTTGAAAGATTTGCAAACCAAATGACTAAAGAAGTTAAGGCAGCATGTGAAGGAGCTTTTGAAGCAGGAGCTAGTGAAATCTATGTAAAAGATGCACATGATAGTGCTAGAAATATTGACATTAATGAACTTCCCGAGTATGTAAAACTTTCTAGTGGATGGACTGGTGATCCTATGAGTATGGTAAGTGGATTAGATAGCAGCTTTGATGCAACCATGTTTATAGGATACCATTCAAGGGCGGGTAGCGGGACTAGTCCCTTAGCACATACACTAAATACGTCAATATCACATATAAAATTAAATGACATTTATGTAAGTGAATTTTTAATTAATGCATATGCAGCTGCCTTATATGATGTTCCAGTAGTTTTTGTTAGTGGAGATAAAGGATTGATTGAAGAAGTAAGTTTAACTAATGGAAATATCAAAACTTTAGCTGTTAAAGAGGGAATAGGAGGAAGTGCCGTAAGTATTCATCCTAGAAAGGCAATAGAAGCTACAAAAAGCTTAGTCAAAAAAGCATTAAAAGAGGATTATAACCTGTGTAGAATTACTTTGCCGAGTAATTTTAAAGTTGAAATAGCATATCAGAAACATGAAACTGCATATAGAAATTCTTTTTATCCAGGAGTAAAATTAGTTAGCCCAAAGGTTATAGAGTTTACTACTAATGATTACTATGAAGTATTAAGATTATTTCACTTTTTAGCTTAAGAGAAACTGGAGGGGATTAAATGAAAATAGCAAATGGAATTGAGATGTTAGAAATAAAAGCAAATGTTATGGGAAGAGAAAGTAGTATTAACCCAGTACTTATATGGGATGAAGAAAATGTTATATTAGTTGATACTGGATTTCCTGGTCAGATGAAGGAGATAAATGAAGCCATTGAATCAGCAGGAATTGATATTGATAGATTGAATACTATAATACTTACTCACCAAGACATTGATCATATAGGAAGTGCTTTAAGCTTAGTTAAGAATTCAGAAAATGAAATAAAGGTTTTATGTCATGAAGAAGAGAAAAAGTATATTCAAGGAGATGAAACTCCAGTTAAATTAGCTAAATTAGAGAAAAGTTTAAGTTCGATGCCAAATGAGATGAAAGGTATGTATGAAAAACTTAAGGCAGGATTTAGTTTGAGTAAAGTAAGGGTAGATAAAACATTAAAAGATGGAGAAGAGCTTACTTTTGTAGGAGGTACTGAAGTAATCTATACACCGGGACATACGCCAGGGCATATTTGTTTATATATCAAAAAAAATAAGGTTCTTATTGCAGGAGATTTGTTGACTGTAAATGATGGGGTTTTATCTAAGGCATCTCCAAATATAAATTATGATACAAATCTAAGCGATAAATCATTGGAGAAACTTAAAAAGTATGATATTGAAAAAGTGATATGCTATCATGGTGGGCTTTATGAAAAAAATGTTAATGAACGAATTAGTGAATTATCTCGAGAAGCTTAAATAATAGAAGGTGAAAGTATGTCCAGTAAAGATGTTAGAGAAATAGCCGAAGCATTTAATACCATAATAAAGTTTTTAGCCTCAAAAGATATAGAGGAATTATCAGCTGCCGAACTGATAAAAAAGTATGGGACTAAAAAAGTTGATTTACTAATTATTTTAGGAAATGCAATTCCATTTATAGCAGAAGAGGGTGCAAGAGCATTTAAAAATAACTTAGCAGATGAAATAATGATAGTAGGGGGAGTGGGGCATTCTACTAAGTATTTAGTAAACAATATAAAAAACAGCCAAAAATATAAAGATATACACAGTGAAAATCGTTCAGAGGCAGACATATTAAAGGATATAATTGTTAAATATCAAGAGATTGAAGAGGAAACGATAATAATTGAAAATAAGTCGACTAATTGTGGAGCCAATGCAGATGAAGCTTATGAAGTTTTGAAAAGAAAGAAATTAAATCCAAAAACAATTTTGCTAATGCAAGATCCAACAATGCAGTTAAGAACTTGTGAATGTTTTAAAAAAGCATGGAAAGATGAAGGAGTAACTTTAATAAATTATGCAGCATTTATACCTTTAATAAAGGAAACTCAAGGAAAACTTGAATTTGAAGATAAGAATATTTATGGACTTTGGGATATGGAAAGATTTATATCTCTTATTATGGGAGAGATACCAAGGTTAAGAGATGATGAAAAGGGATATGGTCCTAAAGGAAGTGGATTTATAGGACATGTGGATATACCAGAAGAAGTTAATAGTGCATATGAAATGTTAACTAGTTTATATGCAGAATATATTAGATGATATATAATTAAGTATACAAAGGTGTAAAGATGGAGGGGTAAAAGTGTTTTTGAAGGTTGGAGAAATCAGAATATTTGTAGATAACAATACTAAAAGTGCTGTGAAGGATTTATATTTCACATATGAGGGATATAAGTGGAAAGATCCTAGAATTAAAAAAATAGTTGCAGGGTTTGGAAATAGTGCAGGTATAAATACTTCAGGTATTGAAGATGAGACTTCTTTAATGATGTATCACCTGGACGCAAATGGGAACAAACATGAATATAAGATATATGAAAGA
The genomic region above belongs to Clostridium sp. 'White wine YQ' and contains:
- a CDS encoding flavodoxin family protein — encoded protein: MKIIAVNGSPRKRWNTATLLNKALEGAESQGAETEIINLYDIEYKGCISCFACKRKDGVHGKCAMNDDLTPILEKLETADAIIFGSPIYYMNITSSMLALLERFLFSHSIYSTEIPTVFPRKVQAGFIYTMNINEKLSNESGIKGVLKTHQKHIERMLGRQLELLYCYDTYQFTDYDKYESSIFSKEAKEKQRDEQFPIDCKESFEMGVRLVKKA
- a CDS encoding GNAT family N-acetyltransferase; this translates as MEVVKGNCDYLKDCEEALVNSELGKRYFSKLGSARKALEDGFKKEEIYIAIDNDNNCRGFIWFILNGVFHSFPYLHIIAVKEDSRNLGIGKMLLQFFEDTCFKDYSKLFLVVADFNPDAKRLYEKIGYIEVGAIPSLYRDGITEHLMMKTRKSGS
- a CDS encoding nucleotidyltransferase domain-containing protein, giving the protein MEIEMTIDKIKNALKKVRGIECVVLGGSRAKGSFSEKSDIDIGIYYSDRSKLDLESMSRIATELDDTHRSNLITKIGEWGPWINGGGWLNIDGITVDFLLRDLNKVGSVIDECLNGKITIDYQAGHPHGFVNSIYVAEIFYCKILLDENNNIAKLKDKITPYPHAIKRGIVEKFLWEAGFSCSIASKSVAKKDIVYAYGCFYRAVSCLTQVVYALNETYIMNEKGALTNACAFKITPRNFEGRIEKLFCSLTAEPEDIENLIEQLSGIIKEVEELCKKYI
- a CDS encoding pyridoxamine 5'-phosphate oxidase family protein, encoding MEKALEFLKECGTFYIATTEGDQPRVRPFGAVFENEGKLYIVTNNTKKCFNQMLENPKVEISGMNKGQWIRLAGEVKHDDRREVKELALETIPSLKNMYSIDDGIFAVLYFTKGTATIYSFKGEPETFSL
- a CDS encoding winged helix-turn-helix transcriptional regulator, producing MENSKCLFGKCPYTTAQKVFSGKWSILIMYHLSDGAVRYGELQRRIGDITQATLTKQLRMLEDFGLVSRYIYSEIPPKVEYSLTDLGHEFKPVLEQFKIWGDKYIKSLENKKSN
- a CDS encoding polysaccharide deacetylase family protein, with amino-acid sequence MANIFLRFPEGKKKALTLSYDDGVEQDIKLVEIMNKYGLKGTFNLNSGLYAEEGTVYPEGQVHRRMTEKQIKETFMNSGHEIAVHSLTHPFLEQLPAHMAVNEIIKDRENLEKQFGTIVRGMAYPYGTFSDDVVEALRLCGIAYARTVIPSKDFKIPKDWLRLSATCHHTAPDFEKLTKKFIEDKVTQGPYLFYLWGHSYEFEANNNWGLIEDFAKYVGNRNDIWYATNIEIYDYIDAYNRLQFSVDGKRVKNPSSITVWFEHSEKIIKIEAGATIEI
- a CDS encoding acyltransferase family protein: MRKYFLDNIRWMCILLLIPFHTCMIYNNFGENFYVKSDGVPLLTGFIQITYPWFMPILFVIAGMSSCYALTKRSPKEYINERKSKLLIPLISGILLLVPIQTFYAEKFHNGYSGGYFHQYILFFTKINDLTGYTGGLTPAHLWFILYLYVISLISLPIIIRYRKSNRKMPIDKLSLLKILPMFLIFLIMKLILDISGKSLGEYFALFMLGYLVLSEDRVQEKLEKNRWMLFIALIFLTVLNLVFQNVLKCSYGTIYDIFEGFLTWIGILAILGMGKHYLNFTNGITKYFTKASFPFYVFHQSFVVLVGYYALKNISSISIQVVVIIVASFLLTILAYEILKRISITRFLFGINK
- a CDS encoding Dabb family protein, with product MVKHIVMWKLKDIAEGNSKEENAKKIKEGLESLKNKIDTIKAIEVGININETAQAFDIVLYSEFDTVEGLDIYQNHPEHLKVAGFVRSVVSERVVADYEV
- a CDS encoding NUDIX hydrolase — its product is MSWVNDIERYNPYNEQEKKDKEMMLYYINAFENVLTRENEIAHMTSSAFVLNKERDKVLMIYHNIYDSWGWTGGHSDGEKDLLAVAIREAREETGIKIASPITTEIFSLDVLPVAGHVKNGNYVSAHLHLSVTYLLEADEEEELIIKEDENSGVKWIPIDEVVDASNEPHMKKVYSKIISKIKLL
- a CDS encoding GNAT family N-acetyltransferase, producing MLNHVGTKVIETERLRLRPFKVWDAEDMYNNWASDEEVTKYLTWPTHKTIETTKRTIESWVNDYTNNQNYNWAIELKETCRVIGSMSLMNIDNRNENCEIGYCISRRLWGQGITTEAFKEVIKFAFNEVGFERITGRHAIENIASGKVMEKCSLQFEGVLRKINKNNKGILVDCKYYSILKADF
- a CDS encoding M55 family metallopeptidase codes for the protein MKIYISVDIEGITGVTSWSETEKNHSDFERFANQMTKEVKAACEGAFEAGASEIYVKDAHDSARNIDINELPEYVKLSSGWTGDPMSMVSGLDSSFDATMFIGYHSRAGSGTSPLAHTLNTSISHIKLNDIYVSEFLINAYAAALYDVPVVFVSGDKGLIEEVSLTNGNIKTLAVKEGIGGSAVSIHPRKAIEATKSLVKKALKEDYNLCRITLPSNFKVEIAYQKHETAYRNSFYPGVKLVSPKVIEFTTNDYYEVLRLFHFLA
- a CDS encoding MBL fold metallo-hydrolase translates to MKIANGIEMLEIKANVMGRESSINPVLIWDEENVILVDTGFPGQMKEINEAIESAGIDIDRLNTIILTHQDIDHIGSALSLVKNSENEIKVLCHEEEKKYIQGDETPVKLAKLEKSLSSMPNEMKGMYEKLKAGFSLSKVRVDKTLKDGEELTFVGGTEVIYTPGHTPGHICLYIKKNKVLIAGDLLTVNDGVLSKASPNINYDTNLSDKSLEKLKKYDIEKVICYHGGLYEKNVNERISELSREA
- a CDS encoding ElyC/SanA/YdcF family protein → MSSKDVREIAEAFNTIIKFLASKDIEELSAAELIKKYGTKKVDLLIILGNAIPFIAEEGARAFKNNLADEIMIVGGVGHSTKYLVNNIKNSQKYKDIHSENRSEADILKDIIVKYQEIEEETIIIENKSTNCGANADEAYEVLKRKKLNPKTILLMQDPTMQLRTCECFKKAWKDEGVTLINYAAFIPLIKETQGKLEFEDKNIYGLWDMERFISLIMGEIPRLRDDEKGYGPKGSGFIGHVDIPEEVNSAYEMLTSLYAEYIR